Proteins from a genomic interval of Diaphorobacter sp. HDW4A:
- a CDS encoding EVE domain-containing protein yields the protein MTIDSSNSQRASRYWLMKSEPEECSIDDALASIKSTVQWTGVRNYQARNFMRDEMQIGDGVLFYHSSCAEPGIAGVAEIASATRTDPTQFDPHSPYYDPKSGPDKPRWLLLDVKALRKTRLLSLSELREHAELANLKVLQRGNRLSITEVDESDWKRVLKLLG from the coding sequence ATGACAATCGACTCCTCAAACTCCCAGAGAGCCAGCCGATATTGGCTAATGAAATCCGAGCCCGAGGAATGCTCAATCGATGACGCGCTGGCGTCGATCAAATCCACCGTGCAATGGACGGGCGTTCGCAACTATCAAGCCCGCAATTTCATGCGTGACGAAATGCAGATCGGCGATGGCGTGCTTTTCTACCACTCAAGTTGCGCCGAGCCGGGGATTGCAGGCGTGGCCGAGATTGCATCAGCCACACGCACCGATCCCACGCAGTTCGACCCGCACTCCCCCTACTACGACCCTAAATCTGGTCCCGACAAACCACGCTGGTTACTGCTGGACGTAAAGGCGTTGCGTAAGACCCGCTTATTGAGTCTTTCCGAGTTGCGCGAACATGCTGAACTCGCGAATCTCAAGGTATTGCAAAGAGGCAATCGGCTCTCCATCACCGAAGTGGATGAGAGCGACTGGAAGCGCGTACTCAAATTGTTGGGCTAA
- a CDS encoding GlsB/YeaQ/YmgE family stress response membrane protein, with protein sequence MMNILGTLFVGLIVGFIARAIKPGDDKLGWIMTALLGVAGSFLATYLGVAMHWYQQGEAAGWIASVVGAIVLLFIYGLIRRKV encoded by the coding sequence ATGATGAATATTCTGGGCACTTTGTTTGTGGGTCTGATCGTTGGTTTCATCGCGCGTGCGATCAAGCCGGGCGATGACAAGTTGGGCTGGATCATGACCGCGTTGCTGGGTGTCGCCGGATCCTTCCTCGCCACTTACCTCGGCGTGGCCATGCACTGGTACCAGCAAGGCGAAGCCGCTGGCTGGATCGCATCAGTCGTCGGCGCCATTGTGCTGCTCTTCATCTACGGCCTGATCCGCCGCAAGGTTTGA
- a CDS encoding DEAD/DEAH box helicase, with protein MTLGRGDGLLGMRSQGKLGPRGDLVSLVQITWVYRLPEGSLWETPAPTSILQPRAANTASPVERDRCAEQDAMDRVWSLHLTPVKADHLQWRHPDIERDLGPLWTLAQESMFSDFWADVLPELRREGWDIHMRPGFAHESVAVQRWQLRLGSDSGEVESLQVAGDFAVKPEPVQALQLARREGAWLLSLGIEIDGMTLDLVPMLANLLARDSRWLSVEHIDSVDDLATIQLRAVGGKRIDVPAAPLKAILRTMVDLIADPARKQLRDGEPIALPHWDMRRIEALRTALLQTGRVAPDNQWQLQGDTGLELLASRLGKQGTPQALSAPEGLAITLRNYQLDGLAWLQYLRANHLGGILADEMGLGKTAQALAHVLTEKREGRLTHPALVVMPTSLVFNWLAEARLVTPELRVLVLTGADRAEGLLTAQDHDLVFTTYPLVWRDVDALSARPWHLLILDEAQMVKNAGSRTARALRRFKAPHLLSLTGTPLENHLGELWAQFDFLMPGFLGDPHTFGRRWRKPIEENGETLRAELLAKRIAPFILRRTKSDVAKELPERSDMLVRVELQGRQRELYEAVRTACDKEVRRVLKAQDWGNAAQIAILDALLKLRQVCCDPRLLRGTSIHPDTERAKLDHLEHMLPELVEDGRRILLFSQFTSMLRLVAQLLDSCQIPYLMLTGETSPGEREHIVTHFQQADENAPPILLASLKAGGTGLNLTAADTVIHLDPWWNPAVQEQATARAHRIGQTSPVFVYRIVVRGSVEERMLELQERKRMLAQGVLGSDAAGAVKFSADELAGLLAPLAEPANNPLAILSPDTKRWGGTGRRGMH; from the coding sequence ATGACGCTGGGCCGAGGCGATGGCCTGCTCGGCATGCGCAGCCAAGGCAAGCTCGGGCCGCGTGGCGATTTGGTCAGCCTTGTGCAGATCACTTGGGTGTATCGGCTGCCGGAGGGCTCGCTCTGGGAAACCCCGGCCCCCACGTCGATCCTGCAGCCGCGCGCAGCCAACACCGCCAGCCCTGTCGAGCGTGATCGCTGCGCCGAGCAGGATGCGATGGACCGCGTCTGGTCGCTCCATCTCACGCCCGTGAAGGCGGACCATCTTCAATGGCGCCATCCCGATATCGAACGCGATCTTGGGCCACTCTGGACATTGGCGCAGGAATCGATGTTTTCTGACTTCTGGGCTGATGTGCTGCCCGAGCTGCGGCGTGAGGGCTGGGACATCCACATGCGCCCCGGCTTCGCGCACGAGAGCGTGGCGGTTCAGCGCTGGCAACTCCGGCTCGGAAGTGATTCGGGCGAAGTCGAAAGTCTGCAGGTGGCGGGCGACTTCGCAGTCAAGCCGGAGCCCGTTCAAGCGCTGCAACTCGCTCGCCGTGAAGGAGCATGGCTACTGAGTCTCGGCATCGAGATCGACGGCATGACGCTCGATCTCGTGCCGATGCTCGCCAATCTTCTGGCGCGCGACTCACGCTGGCTGTCCGTCGAACACATCGACAGCGTGGACGATCTCGCGACGATCCAGCTGCGCGCCGTCGGCGGCAAACGCATCGACGTTCCTGCCGCGCCGCTCAAGGCGATTCTGCGCACCATGGTCGACCTGATCGCCGACCCGGCCCGCAAACAACTGCGCGACGGGGAGCCGATTGCGCTGCCGCATTGGGACATGCGCCGCATCGAGGCGCTGCGCACCGCCCTGCTCCAGACCGGCCGCGTCGCGCCCGACAACCAATGGCAGCTGCAGGGCGATACCGGTCTCGAACTGCTCGCCAGCCGGCTTGGCAAGCAAGGCACGCCGCAGGCACTGTCAGCGCCGGAAGGCCTCGCCATCACGCTGCGCAATTACCAGCTTGATGGCCTTGCGTGGCTGCAGTATCTGCGCGCCAATCATCTGGGCGGCATTCTGGCCGACGAGATGGGACTCGGAAAAACCGCGCAGGCACTCGCCCATGTGCTGACCGAAAAGCGCGAGGGACGGCTCACGCATCCGGCGCTCGTCGTCATGCCGACCTCGCTGGTCTTCAACTGGTTGGCCGAGGCCCGGCTGGTCACGCCCGAGCTGCGCGTGCTGGTGCTGACGGGCGCGGATCGCGCGGAAGGTCTGCTCACCGCCCAGGACCATGATCTCGTCTTCACCACCTACCCGCTCGTCTGGCGCGATGTGGATGCGCTCTCCGCCAGGCCCTGGCACTTGTTGATCCTCGACGAGGCGCAGATGGTGAAGAACGCCGGAAGCCGCACGGCACGGGCGCTGCGCCGCTTCAAGGCGCCGCACCTGCTGAGCCTGACCGGCACGCCGCTGGAGAACCATCTGGGCGAGCTCTGGGCGCAGTTTGATTTTCTGATGCCGGGCTTTCTGGGCGACCCGCACACCTTCGGCCGTCGCTGGCGCAAGCCCATCGAGGAAAACGGCGAGACTCTGCGCGCCGAGCTGCTCGCCAAGCGCATAGCACCGTTCATTCTTCGGCGCACGAAAAGCGATGTGGCAAAAGAGCTGCCTGAGCGCAGCGACATGCTGGTTCGCGTGGAGCTGCAGGGCCGCCAGCGCGAGCTCTACGAGGCCGTGCGCACCGCCTGCGACAAGGAGGTGCGCCGCGTGCTCAAGGCGCAGGACTGGGGCAATGCCGCACAGATCGCGATTCTCGACGCCCTGCTCAAGCTGCGCCAGGTCTGCTGCGATCCACGTCTGCTGCGTGGCACCAGCATTCACCCCGATACCGAACGCGCCAAGCTGGATCATCTCGAACACATGCTTCCCGAACTGGTGGAGGACGGTCGGCGCATCCTGCTGTTCTCGCAGTTCACCTCAATGCTGCGTCTGGTGGCTCAGTTGCTCGACAGTTGCCAGATTCCCTATCTCATGCTGACCGGGGAAACGTCGCCAGGCGAACGCGAACACATCGTCACCCACTTTCAACAAGCGGACGAAAACGCACCTCCAATCCTGCTCGCGAGCCTCAAGGCCGGTGGCACGGGCCTTAATCTGACCGCTGCGGACACAGTGATCCATCTCGACCCATGGTGGAATCCTGCCGTGCAGGAACAGGCCACTGCACGCGCGCACCGCATCGGGCAGACATCACCTGTCTTCGTCTATCGCATCGTCGTGCGTGGCAGCGTCGAGGAACGCATGCTGGAGTTGCAGGAACGCAAACGCATGTTAGCCCAAGGAGTTCTGGGCAGTGATGCCGCTGGAGCCGTCAAATTCAGCGCCGATGAGCTCGCAGGGCTGCTCGCACCACTTGCCGAGCCCGCCAACAATCCGCTTGCGATTCTCTCGCCCGATACCAAGCGATGGGGTGGCACCGGTCGACGTGGAATGCATTGA